From a single Streptomyces sp. NBC_00377 genomic region:
- a CDS encoding UvrD-helicase domain-containing protein, whose product MPRLALSDDFVADLISLQRPVQKEVNDAIQMFRSLTVPQLHASKGMHLEKLERARDPRIRTIRVTRFYRGVLLAPDDGSELFTLLRVAPHDEAINWACKRAYSVNGATGGLEVRNVEALEQMETYFETKAVQTPARLFAHHSDTVLRDLGIDEQVLRLARVCVTADDLTVMAPPMMPADQYEVLEYLAADYSPQDVWEQVIAPRGQTVRTAEDRPAVTLSQAILNTPDRIVEVTGPGELERILTEDFIRWRVFLHPAQRRYAYHAGFNGPAQVTGGPGTGKTVVALHRVRHLLRTGRKEDRILLATFTNAMAAALRDSLALLLGDADTHLLDRVDVTTVDSLAARVIREARGSSPKPLSAAAEKSAWARAAAREDLPWSERFLSQEFRNVVLAQGLRTPEDYLRCVRRGRGTQVGRVQRARLWRVMERFTGDLASRDCATYTMVCDQAARILADQGPRYRHVVVDEAQDLHPAQWRVLRACVAEQADDLFLVGDPHQRIYDSRVSLRSLGVNVRGRTSRLRLNYRSTEEILRWSASLLDGQPVGRLGEDDEDDGGQDSLRGYRSELHGRVPVARGHASQDDELRALVEQIRTWVDQDGVKPSEVAVCARFNTLVDAVIARLRREGVPAVAVKDDPGPSVSGVRVATMHAMKGLEFRCVAVVGVTSHVLPFAPQVTPADEDAVQHRSDLLAEHCLLFVACTRARDALAISWSGERSRMLDPVAG is encoded by the coding sequence ATGCCCCGTCTCGCCCTCTCCGATGACTTCGTCGCGGATCTGATCTCTCTGCAGAGGCCTGTCCAGAAGGAGGTCAACGACGCGATCCAGATGTTCCGGAGCCTGACCGTGCCTCAGCTCCACGCCAGCAAGGGAATGCATCTGGAGAAGCTCGAGCGGGCGCGCGACCCCCGGATCCGTACGATCCGGGTCACCAGGTTCTACCGGGGGGTTCTCCTCGCCCCGGACGACGGCAGCGAGTTGTTCACCCTCCTCAGGGTGGCACCCCACGACGAGGCGATCAACTGGGCCTGCAAGCGCGCCTATTCGGTCAACGGCGCCACCGGAGGCCTGGAGGTCCGCAATGTCGAGGCACTCGAGCAGATGGAGACCTACTTCGAGACGAAGGCGGTCCAGACCCCGGCCCGGCTCTTCGCGCACCACTCCGACACCGTGCTGCGTGACCTCGGCATCGACGAGCAGGTCCTGCGACTGGCGCGCGTGTGCGTCACCGCCGACGACCTGACGGTCATGGCGCCCCCCATGATGCCTGCCGACCAGTACGAGGTACTGGAATACCTGGCGGCCGACTACTCGCCCCAGGACGTCTGGGAGCAAGTGATCGCCCCGCGCGGGCAGACGGTGCGCACGGCGGAGGACCGACCGGCCGTCACGCTCAGCCAGGCGATCCTCAACACGCCCGACCGCATCGTGGAGGTCACCGGCCCCGGCGAGCTGGAGAGGATCCTCACCGAGGACTTCATCCGCTGGCGCGTCTTCCTGCACCCCGCCCAGCGCCGGTACGCCTACCACGCGGGCTTCAACGGACCGGCTCAGGTGACGGGCGGTCCCGGCACCGGCAAGACGGTCGTCGCCCTGCACCGGGTACGGCACCTGCTGCGCACCGGACGCAAGGAGGACCGGATCCTGCTCGCCACCTTCACCAACGCCATGGCGGCCGCCCTGCGGGACAGCCTGGCCCTCCTGCTCGGCGACGCGGACACGCACCTGCTCGACCGTGTCGACGTCACGACGGTGGACTCGCTGGCCGCCAGGGTCATCCGGGAAGCCCGGGGCAGCTCGCCGAAACCGCTGTCGGCGGCGGCGGAGAAGAGCGCGTGGGCCCGTGCCGCCGCGCGCGAGGACCTCCCCTGGTCGGAGCGCTTCCTGTCCCAGGAGTTCCGCAACGTCGTCCTGGCTCAGGGACTGCGGACGCCTGAGGACTACCTGCGATGTGTGCGCAGGGGGCGCGGCACACAGGTAGGGCGGGTGCAACGGGCCCGGTTGTGGCGGGTCATGGAGCGGTTCACGGGTGACCTGGCCTCGCGCGACTGCGCGACGTACACGATGGTGTGCGACCAGGCCGCCCGGATTCTGGCCGATCAGGGGCCGCGCTACCGCCACGTCGTGGTGGACGAGGCACAGGATCTGCACCCGGCCCAGTGGCGGGTGCTGCGTGCCTGCGTGGCCGAGCAGGCCGACGACCTGTTCCTCGTCGGCGATCCCCATCAGCGCATCTACGACTCCCGGGTCTCGCTGCGGTCCCTGGGCGTCAACGTGCGGGGACGGACGTCCCGGCTGCGCCTCAACTACCGCAGCACGGAGGAGATTCTGCGCTGGTCCGCGTCCCTCCTGGACGGTCAGCCGGTGGGCCGACTCGGTGAGGACGACGAGGACGACGGCGGCCAGGACTCGCTGCGGGGCTACCGTTCCGAACTGCACGGCCGCGTTCCGGTGGCTCGTGGCCATGCCAGCCAGGACGACGAACTGCGCGCACTGGTGGAGCAAATCCGCACATGGGTCGACCAGGACGGTGTGAAGCCGTCCGAAGTAGCGGTGTGCGCCCGGTTCAACACGCTGGTCGACGCTGTCATCGCCCGCCTGCGCAGGGAGGGTGTTCCCGCCGTCGCTGTCAAGGACGACCCGGGGCCGTCCGTGTCGGGTGTGCGCGTGGCGACGATGCATGCCATGAAAGGGCTGGAGTTCCGTTGTGTGGCTGTCGTCGGCGTGACGTCCCACGTGCTGCCGTTCGCTCCGCAGGTGACGCCCGCCGACGAGGACGCCGTGCAGCACCGTTCGGATCTTCTGGCCGAGCACTGTCTGCTCTTCGTGGCCTGTACGCGGGCGCGCGACGCGCTGGCGATCTCCTGGAGCGGTGAGCGCAGCCGCATGCTGGACCCGGTCGCCGGCTGA
- a CDS encoding AAA domain-containing protein, whose translation MSQDERGLGEGLRPVGSVYQYDDGLYVRVGDVVPHVLADAEDSHGYRQGDDLVRCTLSLSNGTGRPFELDGVTLLVRGGPYGKTGRQVQDYRSDVIDDALEGTLRAGRRVSVTWAYSIPAGTAGDLDIEVRFPSRDRGSVTFGTASAAATVAGERPVPMAYDQSVLFGERQQSLFAEPDEAREPVTGAGRAAPAARDQRTSAPAADGRHASAPVADRRRTTQPARSDKHTTTPAAPDVVPAQPTGPGSRTARSLAPEISADSLDGARVRQIFRFLAEAEESKTRPVRTLDGAAGAVWFDELPDDDGVEVMIDGALLGDDPAWLTVARPEREDAPHLKPLLAPWVDDTRIRDFKEPRAPHLRRRIDPEFPDWSQGIPLDKTYHELDEHPQREKIEKLYGAWEQEWLAWAERRRAIDPLVRLYDRLHKMHEDAANLGEAYELVLGLGRLTWQTTAGQRVERHLITHRATLRLDPSTGTLTAAPDPTGAGLELEEGMLEGAQHVPGAVRETIVEVLEGALDVTDPEHLDAVHTALRSWVNAAHSAGSYVPTVERAKPRSLDVPQVGLTPALVLRERSRRSTMDALKAIARQIDAGTPPTALLSYIAGRDGALTAADLAAAEDDGTAQSGDEMYFALPANEEQRTIAERLRANRLVVVQGPPGTGKTHTIANLVTDLLAQGKRVLITSHTPRALRVLRDKLPESVRDLCVSRTEDGAAAQRELEASVQRILGEYAGYDEKASRKGIRTLQTRLAQARAAQQAMLRDLAALREQETHRFEAEIGDYSGSLQEIAERLTAEAERHDWLGPVPQEQPALSADEVLRLLHTTRAYTPHHQALAAEVPGPSELPGPGDFEQAVRTVRSAEEAHTAARQDPLCAEHDTAVRSLGEGEQQRLSSALDAFSTARARATALTAAAGDWAATFLRQVTEGQDWQARSRRTAVIETLAAVDSSLAVLGTSMVSGLEQYDPATALAQVTALHDGLGQGQKLRGPLGMRSKLAKTAGAFAEQVRVDGRAPEDVPTSAVVLARVQLELRLAQVESEWGTPVAPWQGHGPRLARLRQDAEVLDALLTVAAARTDVLTAAATSPALAVAVWHDPSVENAIRTLLRASTTLRAAEQSRKLIADTEELLRAWGDRPAVAPAVVRALGTVRDRDPDGYRAFSDEMAEVREAARLRAEQDVALARVREAFPALADRITATHEDSAWDARLPSLAEAWAWSAWRDRMERLTDPEAERTLRRRLTEADDEARIMLARLAAARAWHRCLGLLTGDQSRALSAYQQAARRIKGKYQHRYRRDAQAALRKAQTAVPAWIMPLHQVAETVPMDRPGLFDVVIVDEASQSGLEAMLLSWLADRMVVVGDSKQVSPSNVGLKQDEYFHLRDRLLTALEPDVRSLFGPESSFFDLTEALSAGRGTLMLKEHFRCMPEIISFSNDLCYNRDLLPLRQYGADRLPPVRTVYVETGEAVGANARLTNAAEAEALVDAIVRCCADPAYDGKTMGVVSLRASKGHLTELENLLAERLDYEQREERRIRVGDAEDFQGDERHVMFISFVNSATTAAGAVPGGFNGKTYEQRINVAASRAQDQVWVFHSARAEQFHENDLRRRWLDHLTRPAEEDVVAVEGELLPDVRHEAFDSLFQQKVYLELTARGHRVRPGYKVGRHTIDLVVEGGTRRLAVACDGDAFAEGEDADTAAARQRDLERVDWTFVRIRGSRFHLDREQALAPLWAELDRLGIEPGGREPEVSGSADDVAPSGTEPTGEAEAGGDAVETADVALAGAGAAAAVGDGGPSEPRGASSHELGSRDRARPQVPTGTAAALGAVPAPRATDPRESLTGPARRATPAPTRPRGMTADGGAAPARAAGAAAPAARPTGPARSAGHVVRSEGEAQSATPGPTAPSPLPVREIPAAAFQRLVREVQQLQAAVDAPHESPEGADAAQLVFLRKTQAEQRDRRTKRLAFLRTFLDSVGVGREGAVPDVVIPGALLRLEFDGQVDDDTLYTIAELPTEEADIVSPSSPLGHALTWQPTGREISYDASQGRPRTVVVREIRV comes from the coding sequence ATGTGCGGGTGGGCGACGTCGTGCCCCACGTGCTGGCGGACGCCGAGGACAGTCACGGGTACCGGCAGGGTGACGACCTGGTGCGGTGCACGCTCTCCCTGAGTAACGGCACCGGGCGGCCGTTCGAGCTCGACGGCGTCACCCTGCTGGTGCGGGGAGGGCCGTACGGCAAGACGGGCCGTCAGGTGCAGGACTACCGCAGTGATGTCATCGACGACGCCCTCGAGGGGACCCTGCGCGCCGGGCGCAGGGTCTCCGTCACCTGGGCCTACAGCATTCCGGCCGGCACCGCCGGTGACCTGGACATCGAGGTCCGCTTCCCGTCGCGCGACCGGGGGAGCGTCACGTTCGGCACGGCGTCTGCCGCCGCCACGGTGGCCGGCGAGCGCCCCGTACCGATGGCGTACGACCAGTCCGTACTGTTCGGTGAGCGGCAGCAGTCGCTGTTCGCGGAGCCGGACGAGGCCCGGGAGCCCGTGACCGGGGCCGGGCGCGCAGCTCCTGCCGCGAGGGACCAGCGCACGAGCGCGCCCGCAGCGGACGGCCGGCACGCGAGCGCCCCGGTCGCGGACCGCCGGCGCACGACTCAACCGGCAAGGAGCGACAAGCACACGACCACTCCGGCCGCGCCCGACGTCGTCCCGGCCCAGCCGACCGGCCCGGGGAGTCGGACCGCCCGGTCGCTGGCCCCGGAAATCTCCGCCGACAGCCTGGACGGCGCTCGGGTCCGGCAGATCTTCCGGTTTCTCGCCGAGGCCGAGGAGTCGAAGACGCGTCCCGTGCGCACGCTCGACGGGGCGGCCGGCGCCGTGTGGTTCGACGAGTTGCCGGACGACGACGGAGTCGAGGTGATGATCGACGGCGCTCTCCTGGGGGACGACCCGGCCTGGCTGACCGTCGCCCGCCCCGAACGCGAGGATGCGCCGCACCTCAAGCCTCTCCTCGCGCCCTGGGTGGACGACACCCGTATCCGTGACTTCAAGGAGCCTCGCGCCCCGCACCTGCGCCGTCGCATCGACCCCGAGTTCCCCGACTGGTCCCAGGGGATCCCGCTCGACAAGACGTACCACGAGTTGGACGAACACCCCCAGCGGGAGAAGATCGAGAAGCTGTATGGCGCCTGGGAACAGGAATGGCTCGCCTGGGCGGAACGGCGCCGTGCGATCGACCCCCTGGTCAGGCTGTACGACCGCCTGCACAAGATGCACGAGGACGCGGCCAACCTCGGTGAGGCGTACGAACTCGTGCTCGGGCTGGGCCGGCTCACCTGGCAGACGACCGCCGGACAGCGGGTGGAACGGCACCTCATCACGCACCGTGCCACGCTCCGGCTCGACCCGTCCACCGGCACGCTCACCGCCGCGCCCGACCCCACCGGCGCGGGCCTCGAACTCGAAGAAGGCATGCTCGAAGGGGCCCAGCACGTGCCGGGCGCCGTGCGCGAGACGATCGTCGAGGTGCTGGAAGGCGCCTTGGACGTGACCGACCCCGAACACCTGGACGCCGTGCACACCGCCCTGCGCAGCTGGGTCAACGCAGCCCACAGCGCCGGAAGTTACGTGCCGACCGTCGAGCGCGCCAAGCCGCGCAGCCTCGACGTCCCGCAGGTGGGGCTCACCCCCGCACTCGTCCTGCGTGAGCGCAGCCGCCGCTCCACCATGGACGCCCTCAAAGCCATCGCCCGCCAGATCGACGCGGGCACTCCGCCCACCGCACTGCTCAGCTACATCGCCGGCCGGGACGGCGCGCTGACCGCGGCCGACCTCGCGGCCGCGGAGGACGACGGGACGGCGCAGAGCGGCGACGAGATGTACTTCGCGCTGCCCGCCAACGAGGAGCAGCGCACGATCGCCGAACGCCTGCGCGCCAACCGGCTCGTCGTCGTCCAGGGACCGCCCGGCACCGGCAAGACGCACACCATCGCCAACCTGGTCACCGACCTGCTCGCCCAGGGCAAGCGCGTTCTCATCACCAGCCACACCCCGCGCGCCCTGCGCGTCCTGCGGGACAAGCTGCCCGAGTCCGTCCGGGACCTGTGCGTGAGCCGCACCGAGGACGGCGCGGCCGCCCAGCGGGAGCTGGAGGCGTCCGTGCAGCGGATCCTCGGCGAGTACGCGGGCTACGACGAGAAGGCCTCCCGCAAGGGGATCCGCACCCTCCAGACACGCCTCGCCCAGGCCCGCGCCGCCCAGCAGGCCATGCTGCGCGACCTCGCCGCACTGCGCGAACAGGAGACCCACCGCTTCGAGGCAGAGATCGGCGACTACAGCGGCAGCCTGCAGGAGATCGCCGAGCGACTCACCGCCGAGGCGGAACGGCACGACTGGCTCGGCCCGGTCCCGCAGGAACAGCCCGCCCTGAGCGCCGACGAGGTCCTGCGCCTGCTGCACACCACCCGCGCGTACACCCCGCACCACCAGGCCCTCGCGGCCGAGGTGCCCGGCCCCTCCGAACTGCCGGGCCCGGGCGACTTCGAGCAGGCCGTACGCACCGTACGGTCGGCCGAGGAAGCGCATACGGCCGCGCGCCAGGACCCGCTGTGCGCGGAGCACGACACAGCCGTCAGGAGCCTCGGCGAGGGCGAACAGCAGCGGCTGTCCTCGGCGCTCGACGCGTTCTCCACCGCCCGCGCCCGCGCCACGGCTCTCACCGCCGCGGCCGGGGACTGGGCCGCGACGTTCCTGAGGCAGGTGACGGAGGGGCAGGACTGGCAGGCACGCAGCCGGCGGACCGCCGTCATCGAAACCCTGGCGGCCGTCGACAGCTCGCTCGCCGTCCTGGGCACGTCCATGGTCAGCGGCCTGGAACAGTACGACCCGGCCACGGCGCTCGCCCAGGTCACCGCACTGCACGACGGTCTCGGTCAGGGACAGAAGCTGCGCGGCCCCCTCGGGATGCGCTCCAAGCTGGCGAAGACGGCCGGCGCGTTCGCGGAGCAGGTACGGGTCGACGGCCGGGCGCCGGAAGACGTCCCCACGTCGGCCGTCGTCCTCGCCCGCGTCCAGCTGGAACTGCGCCTGGCCCAGGTGGAGTCCGAGTGGGGCACGCCCGTCGCCCCCTGGCAGGGACACGGTCCGCGCCTCGCGCGGCTGCGGCAGGACGCGGAGGTACTCGACGCGCTGCTCACCGTCGCCGCCGCCCGCACCGACGTCCTGACCGCCGCGGCCACCTCCCCGGCGCTCGCGGTCGCCGTCTGGCACGACCCGTCGGTCGAGAACGCCATACGCACCCTGCTGCGCGCGTCGACCACCCTGCGCGCGGCCGAACAGTCACGCAAGCTCATCGCGGACACCGAGGAACTGCTGCGCGCCTGGGGCGACCGCCCCGCGGTGGCGCCCGCCGTGGTGCGCGCACTCGGCACCGTCCGCGACCGTGACCCCGACGGCTACCGCGCGTTCAGCGACGAGATGGCCGAGGTACGCGAGGCCGCCCGGCTGCGAGCCGAGCAGGACGTGGCGCTCGCTCGTGTCCGCGAGGCGTTCCCGGCCCTCGCTGACCGGATCACCGCCACACACGAGGACAGCGCCTGGGACGCCCGACTGCCCTCGCTCGCCGAGGCCTGGGCCTGGTCCGCGTGGCGCGACCGCATGGAGCGGCTGACCGACCCCGAGGCCGAGCGAACCCTGCGCCGGCGGCTGACGGAGGCCGACGACGAAGCTCGCATCATGCTCGCGCGGCTCGCCGCCGCCCGCGCCTGGCACCGCTGCCTCGGACTGCTCACCGGCGACCAGTCCCGGGCACTCAGCGCGTACCAGCAGGCCGCCCGCCGCATCAAGGGCAAGTACCAGCACCGCTACCGGCGCGACGCACAGGCCGCCCTGCGCAAGGCGCAGACGGCGGTGCCGGCCTGGATCATGCCGCTGCACCAGGTCGCCGAGACCGTACCCATGGACAGGCCGGGTCTCTTCGACGTCGTCATCGTCGACGAGGCCAGCCAGTCCGGCCTGGAGGCCATGCTGCTGAGCTGGCTCGCCGACCGAATGGTCGTCGTCGGCGACAGCAAGCAGGTCAGTCCGTCCAACGTCGGCCTCAAACAGGACGAGTACTTCCACCTCAGGGACCGCCTGCTCACCGCGCTGGAACCGGACGTCCGCAGCCTGTTCGGCCCGGAGTCCAGCTTCTTCGACCTCACGGAAGCCCTCTCGGCGGGCCGCGGCACGCTCATGCTCAAGGAGCACTTCCGGTGCATGCCGGAGATCATCTCCTTCTCCAACGACCTCTGCTACAACCGTGATCTGCTGCCCCTGCGGCAGTACGGCGCCGACCGGCTGCCCCCGGTGCGCACCGTGTACGTCGAGACCGGCGAAGCTGTCGGCGCCAACGCCCGGCTGACCAACGCCGCCGAGGCCGAGGCCCTCGTCGACGCGATCGTGCGCTGCTGCGCCGACCCCGCCTACGACGGCAAGACCATGGGCGTCGTCAGCCTGCGCGCGAGCAAGGGACACCTGACGGAACTGGAGAACCTGCTCGCCGAGCGCCTCGACTACGAGCAGCGCGAGGAGCGCCGCATCCGGGTCGGCGACGCCGAGGACTTCCAGGGCGACGAGCGGCACGTCATGTTCATCTCGTTCGTCAACTCGGCGACCACGGCCGCCGGAGCGGTCCCGGGCGGCTTCAACGGCAAGACCTACGAGCAGCGCATCAACGTGGCGGCCTCGCGTGCCCAGGACCAGGTGTGGGTGTTCCACAGCGCGCGGGCCGAACAGTTCCACGAGAATGATCTGCGCCGCCGATGGCTCGACCACCTGACCCGTCCCGCGGAGGAGGACGTCGTCGCGGTCGAGGGCGAGCTCCTGCCCGACGTCCGGCACGAAGCGTTCGACAGCCTGTTCCAGCAGAAGGTGTACCTGGAACTGACGGCACGGGGCCACCGGGTCCGTCCGGGGTACAAGGTGGGCCGCCACACGATCGACCTGGTCGTGGAGGGCGGAACGCGTCGCCTCGCGGTCGCCTGCGACGGCGACGCCTTCGCCGAGGGCGAGGACGCCGACACCGCGGCCGCCAGACAGCGCGACCTGGAACGCGTCGACTGGACCTTCGTCCGGATCCGCGGCAGTCGCTTCCACCTCGACCGCGAGCAGGCGCTGGCCCCGCTGTGGGCCGAGCTGGATCGGCTGGGCATCGAACCGGGCGGGCGGGAGCCGGAGGTCTCCGGTTCCGCCGACGACGTCGCGCCCAGCGGGACGGAGCCGACCGGTGAGGCGGAGGCCGGCGGTGATGCGGTCGAGACCGCCGATGTGGCCTTGGCGGGGGCCGGGGCGGCTGCTGCGGTCGGTGACGGCGGGCCGTCCGAGCCGCGAGGCGCATCGAGTCATGAGCTGGGGAGCCGGGACAGGGCGCGACCGCAGGTGCCGACCGGGACCGCGGCCGCTCTGGGTGCGGTGCCCGCGCCCAGGGCCACGGACCCGCGCGAGTCCCTGACTGGTCCGGCCCGACGGGCGACGCCTGCTCCGACGCGGCCGCGTGGCATGACCGCGGACGGCGGGGCTGCTCCCGCACGGGCGGCCGGGGCGGCGGCACCTGCCGCACGGCCGACCGGTCCAGCCCGCTCGGCAGGGCACGTCGTACGGTCCGAGGGCGAGGCGCAGTCGGCGACCCCAGGGCCGACGGCGCCGAGCCCCCTGCCCGTGCGGGAGATCCCCGCCGCGGCCTTCCAGCGGCTGGTGCGTGAGGTGCAGCAACTCCAGGCGGCAGTCGACGCTCCCCACGAGAGCCCCGAAGGAGCGGACGCGGCCCAGTTGGTCTTCCTCAGGAAGACCCAGGCAGAGCAGCGCGACCGGCGCACCAAGCGCCTCGCCTTCTTGCGGACCTTCCTCGACTCCGTGGGCGTCGGGCGGGAAGGAGCTGTCCCCGATGTCGTGATTCCAGGCGCCCTGCTCCGCCTGGAGTTCGACGGGCAGGTGGACGACGACACTCTGTACACGATCGCCGAACTGCCCACCGAGGAGGCGGACATCGTCTCTCCGTCCTCTCCGCTCGGCCACGCGCTGACCTGGCAGCCAACGGGACGCGAGATCTCGTACGACGCGTCCCAGGGCAGGCCGCGCACGGTCGTCGTGCGGGAGATCCGCGTCTGA